From Stigmatopora argus isolate UIUO_Sarg chromosome 14, RoL_Sarg_1.0, whole genome shotgun sequence, the proteins below share one genomic window:
- the junbb gene encoding junB proto-oncogene, AP-1 transcription factor subunit b, with the protein MSTKMEQPFYHDDSFLSAFGHSDAAMHDYKLLKQNMNLNLTEPYRNLKSHLRVDTDPYQGVQQDVGSLKLASPELERLIIQNSNGVITTPTPGQYFYNRGITDEQEGFAEGFVKALDELHKMNHMPHSAPSIGASGVTTCSPAAPSVFGSGLQTEPPIYTTLNAYCPNSGLSSSNSSYPTATISYLPPHQQNHAQNSAHGAYQSPHPSSAFHPQRLVALKEEPQTVPDLLSSDGSPPMSPIDLETQERIKAERKRLRNRLAATKCRRRKLERIARLEEKVKGLKSDNAGLSTTASVLRDQVAQLKQKVLTHVSSGCHLMLTSKMEAF; encoded by the coding sequence ATGTCCACAAAGATGGAACAACCTTTTTACCATGACGACTCTTTTCTGTCGGCTTTCGGCCACTCGGACGCCGCCATGCACGACTACAAGCTGCTAAAGCAGAATATGAATTTGAACTTGACAGAGCCCTATCGCAACCTGAAGTCGCACCTGAGGGTCGACACGGACCCCTACCAGGGGGTACAACAGGACGTTGGCTCCCTGAAGCTCGCGTCCCCGGAGCTCGAGAGGCTCATCATCCAAAACAGCAACGGTGTCATCACCACTCCCACCCCGGGCCAGTACTTCTACAATCGGGGCATCACCGATGAGCAGGAGGGCTTCGCGGAGGGCTTCGTAAAAGCCCTGGACGAGCTGCACAAGATGAATCATATGCCTCACTCGGCGCCCTCCATCGGTGCCAGCGGAGTGACCACCTGCTCGCCAGCGGCCCCCAGCGTGTTCGGCTCGGGACTGCAAACCGAACCTCCCATCTACACCACCTTGAACGCCTACTGCCCCAACAGCGGGCTCTCTTCGTCCAATTCCAGCTACCCCACAGCCACCATCAGCTACCTGCCGCCTCACCAGCAAAACCATGCGCAGAACTCTGCCCACGGCGCTTACCAGAGCCCCCACCCCAGTTCCGCGTTCCACCCGCAGCGGCTGGTCGCTCTCAAAGAGGAACCGCAGACCGTACCGGACCTCCTGAGTAGCGACGGCTCGCCTCCCATGTCTCCCATCGACCTGGAGACCCAGGAGAGGATCAAGGCGGAGCGCAAGAGGCTGAGGAACCGACTGGCTGCCACCAAGTGCCGGCGGCGCAAACTGGAGCGCATCGCCCGCCTGGAGGAGAAGGTGAAAGGGCTGAAAAGCGACAATGCGGGCCTATCCACCACGGCCTCGGTGCTGCGGGACCAGGTGGCTCAGCTCAAACAGAAAGTCTTGACCCACGTGAGCAGCGGCTGTCACCTGATGCTCACTAGCAAGATGGAGGCGTTTTAA